From one Thunnus maccoyii chromosome 6, fThuMac1.1, whole genome shotgun sequence genomic stretch:
- the picalmb gene encoding phosphatidylinositol binding clathrin assembly protein b isoform X8 has protein sequence MSGQSITDRITAAQHSVTGSAVSKTVCKATTHEIMGPKKKHLDYLIHCTNEMNVNIPQLADSLFERTTNTSWVVVFKSLITTHHLMVYGNERFVQYLASRNTLFNLSNFLDKSGLQGYDMSTFIRRYSRYLNEKAVSYRQVAFDFTKVKRGVDGVMRTMNTEKLLKTIPIIQNQMDALLDFNVNANELTNGVINAAFMLLFKDSIRLFAAYNEGIINLLEKYFDMKKTQCKEGLDIYKKFLTRMTRISEFLKVAEQVGIDRGDIPDLSQAPSSLLEALEQHLASLEGKKVKDSTAASRASTLSNAVSSLASTGMSFTKVDEREKQAALEEEQARLKALKEQRLKELSKRPSFATTDTSPISTTGGTISTAPAIDLFSTPSCSNGAVKMESDLFDLQSTFQPSMQSGSTGLPVATAWADPFTSAEAGDDSMPNLNPFLSKLVVDATHLPVVSSDGVSFPSRTSGHEMFGGYSTPQAPPQQSAGGLQVDFESVFGTKATGSNSLNSDDIAGGILKPTLAGSNLPSSQQPEKLVSDDLDSSLANLVGNLGIGNGTMKNDIHWSQPGEKRMTGGTNWQPKAAPTTTWNPVSMAPSIMAFPATTPTGMMGYGMPPQMGSMGMMNPPTMMYTQPVMRPPNPFGSVSSAQVGAQQSDHCTELMHDKPSAASSPSSQSPLRAPGQDPFAHLSLKDFL, from the exons ATGTCGGGCCAGAGCATCACGGACAGGATAACTGCAGCCCAGCACAGTGTGACGGGATCCGCCGTGTCCAAAACAGTATGCAAGGCCACCACTCACGAAATAATGGGCCCGAAAAAGAAACACTTGGACT ATTTGATCCACTGCACCAACGAGATGAATGTGAACATTCCCCAACTGGCTGACTCGCTGTTTGAGAGAACCACCAACACCAGCTGGGTGGTTGTGTTTAAGTCGCTTATCACCACACACCATCTCATGGTCTATGGCAACGAG CGTTTCGTCCAGTACTTGGCTTCAAGGAATACACTATTCAACCTCAGTAATTTTTTGGACAAAAGTGGGTTACAAG GTTATGACATGTCCACATTTATCAGGAGGTATAGTCGATATCTCAACGAGAAAGCTGTTTCATACAGACAGGTTGCCTTTGACTTCACGAAAGTTAAGCGAGG AGTGGATGGCGTAATGAGGACCATGAATACAGAGAAGCTGCTCAAGACCATCCCCATCATTCAGAACCAGATGGATGCCCTCCTCGATTTCAAT GTCAATGCCAACGAGCTGACTAATGGAGTCATCAACGCAGCCTTCATGCTCCTCTTCAAAGACTCTATCAGGCTCTTTGCTGCTTATAACGAAGGCATTATCAACTTGCTTG agaaatactttGACATGAAGAAGACCCAGTGTAAAGAAGGTCTGGACATTTACAAAAAGTTTCTCACCCGAATGACCCGGATATCAGAGTTCCTCAAAGTAGCAGAG CAGGTGGGCATCGATCGAGGAGACATTCCAGACCTTTCTCAG GCTCCCAGTAGCCTTCTTGAAGCTCTGGAGCAGCACTTGGCCTCTTTAGAGGGCAAGAAAGTCAAAGACTCCACTGCAGCCAGCAG GGCCAGCACTCTGTCAAACGCAGTGTCGTCGCTGGCAAGCACGGGGATGTCTTTCACTAAAGTCGATGAGCGGGAGAAGCAAGCAGCTCTGGAAGAGGAACAGGCCCGACTCAAAGCTCTGAAG GAACAGAGGCTCAAGGAGCTCTCCAAAAGGCCCTCCTTCGCTACCACTGATACATCACCAATCTCCACCACCGGGGGCACTATCAGCACAGCGCCAGCCATCGACCTCTTCTCTACACCCAGCTGCTCTAATGG tgcCGTGAAGATGGAGAGCGACCTCTTCGACCTGCAGTCAACTTTCCAGCCGTCCATGCAGTCCGGCTCAACAGGGCTTCCAGTGGCGACAGCGTGGGCAG ATCCTTTCACCTCTGCTGAAGCTGGAGATGATTCCATGCCAAACCTTAACCCTTTCCTCTCAAAACTCGTTGTCGATGCCACTCACTTACCTGTCGTGTCTTCAGACGGTGTTAGCTTTCCCTCTAGGACATCTGGTCATGAAATGTTTGGTG GATACTCAACGCCACAGGCCCCTCCACAGCAGTCAGCAGGGGGACTCCAAGTGGACTTTGAGTCAGTTTTTGGAACCAAAGCTACAGGCAGCAACAGCCTCAATTCTGACG ATATTGCTGGGGGCATCCTGAAACCGACTCTCGCCGGATCCAACCTGCCGTCCAGTCAGCAGCCAGAGAAGCTGGTGTCAGATGACCTTGACTCCTCTCTGGCCAACCTTGTCGGCA accTCGGCATTGGAAACGGCACGATGAAAAA TGACATCCACTGGAGTCAGCCGGGGGAGAAGAGGATGACCGGCGGCACCAACTGGCAGCCGAAGGCGGCGCCGACCACGACCTGGAACCCCGTCTCCAtg GCACCATCAATCATGGCCTTCCCTGCCACCACACCCACGGGCATGATGGGATACGGCATG CCTCCACAAATGGGCTCCATGGGGATGATGAATCCACCCACCATGATGTACACCCAGCCTGTGATGAGGCCACCCAACCCCTTTGGCTCTGTGTCTAGTGCTCAGGTGGGTGCGCAGCAGTCTGACCACTGCACCGAGCTGATGCACGATAAA CCCTCCGCAGCCTCTAGTCCTTCCAGCCAGAGTCCTCTCCGAGCCCCTGGACAGGACCCGTTTGCACACCTCTCTCTCAAGGATTTCTTGTAG
- the picalmb gene encoding phosphatidylinositol binding clathrin assembly protein b isoform X3 produces the protein MSGQSITDRITAAQHSVTGSAVSKTVCKATTHEIMGPKKKHLDYLIHCTNEMNVNIPQLADSLFERTTNTSWVVVFKSLITTHHLMVYGNERFVQYLASRNTLFNLSNFLDKSGLQGYDMSTFIRRYSRYLNEKAVSYRQVAFDFTKVKRGVDGVMRTMNTEKLLKTIPIIQNQMDALLDFNVNANELTNGVINAAFMLLFKDSIRLFAAYNEGIINLLEKYFDMKKTQCKEGLDIYKKFLTRMTRISEFLKVAEQVGIDRGDIPDLSQAPSSLLEALEQHLASLEGKKVKDSTAASRASTLSNAVSSLASTGMSFTKVDEREKQAALEEEQARLKALKEQRLKELSKRPSFATTDTSPISTTGGTISTAPAIDLFSTPSCSNGAVKMESDLFDLQSTFQPSMQSGSTGLPVATAWADPFTSAEAGDDSMPNLNPFLSKLVVDATHLPVVSSDGVSFPSRTSGHEMFGDRYNPFIDTNSSVSTNYKRTVRIEHSISDSFCGPVSIAQHLPQQAPYPTEPSTVAGLFRGYSTPQAPPQQSAGGLQVDFESVFGTKATGSNSLNSDDIAGGILKPTLAGSNLPSSQQPEKLVSDDLDSSLANLVGNLGIGNGTMKNDIHWSQPGEKRMTGGTNWQPKAAPTTTWNPVSMAPSIMAFPATTPTGMMGYGMPPQMGSMGMMNPPTMMYTQPVMRPPNPFGSVSSAQVGAQQSDHCTELMHDKLLQTNLIPPSVSVLTL, from the exons ATGTCGGGCCAGAGCATCACGGACAGGATAACTGCAGCCCAGCACAGTGTGACGGGATCCGCCGTGTCCAAAACAGTATGCAAGGCCACCACTCACGAAATAATGGGCCCGAAAAAGAAACACTTGGACT ATTTGATCCACTGCACCAACGAGATGAATGTGAACATTCCCCAACTGGCTGACTCGCTGTTTGAGAGAACCACCAACACCAGCTGGGTGGTTGTGTTTAAGTCGCTTATCACCACACACCATCTCATGGTCTATGGCAACGAG CGTTTCGTCCAGTACTTGGCTTCAAGGAATACACTATTCAACCTCAGTAATTTTTTGGACAAAAGTGGGTTACAAG GTTATGACATGTCCACATTTATCAGGAGGTATAGTCGATATCTCAACGAGAAAGCTGTTTCATACAGACAGGTTGCCTTTGACTTCACGAAAGTTAAGCGAGG AGTGGATGGCGTAATGAGGACCATGAATACAGAGAAGCTGCTCAAGACCATCCCCATCATTCAGAACCAGATGGATGCCCTCCTCGATTTCAAT GTCAATGCCAACGAGCTGACTAATGGAGTCATCAACGCAGCCTTCATGCTCCTCTTCAAAGACTCTATCAGGCTCTTTGCTGCTTATAACGAAGGCATTATCAACTTGCTTG agaaatactttGACATGAAGAAGACCCAGTGTAAAGAAGGTCTGGACATTTACAAAAAGTTTCTCACCCGAATGACCCGGATATCAGAGTTCCTCAAAGTAGCAGAG CAGGTGGGCATCGATCGAGGAGACATTCCAGACCTTTCTCAG GCTCCCAGTAGCCTTCTTGAAGCTCTGGAGCAGCACTTGGCCTCTTTAGAGGGCAAGAAAGTCAAAGACTCCACTGCAGCCAGCAG GGCCAGCACTCTGTCAAACGCAGTGTCGTCGCTGGCAAGCACGGGGATGTCTTTCACTAAAGTCGATGAGCGGGAGAAGCAAGCAGCTCTGGAAGAGGAACAGGCCCGACTCAAAGCTCTGAAG GAACAGAGGCTCAAGGAGCTCTCCAAAAGGCCCTCCTTCGCTACCACTGATACATCACCAATCTCCACCACCGGGGGCACTATCAGCACAGCGCCAGCCATCGACCTCTTCTCTACACCCAGCTGCTCTAATGG tgcCGTGAAGATGGAGAGCGACCTCTTCGACCTGCAGTCAACTTTCCAGCCGTCCATGCAGTCCGGCTCAACAGGGCTTCCAGTGGCGACAGCGTGGGCAG ATCCTTTCACCTCTGCTGAAGCTGGAGATGATTCCATGCCAAACCTTAACCCTTTCCTCTCAAAACTCGTTGTCGATGCCACTCACTTACCTGTCGTGTCTTCAGACGGTGTTAGCTTTCCCTCTAGGACATCTGGTCATGAAATGTTTGGTG ATCGTTACAATCCCTTTATTGACACAAACTCATCCGTTTCAACCAATTACAAACGTACAGTGCGGATAGAACACTCCATCTCAG ACTCCTTCTGTGGTCCAGTGTCCATTGCCCAGCACCTCCCACAACAGGCTCCCTACCCCACTGAGCCCTCTACTGTAGCAGGTCTATTCAGAG GATACTCAACGCCACAGGCCCCTCCACAGCAGTCAGCAGGGGGACTCCAAGTGGACTTTGAGTCAGTTTTTGGAACCAAAGCTACAGGCAGCAACAGCCTCAATTCTGACG ATATTGCTGGGGGCATCCTGAAACCGACTCTCGCCGGATCCAACCTGCCGTCCAGTCAGCAGCCAGAGAAGCTGGTGTCAGATGACCTTGACTCCTCTCTGGCCAACCTTGTCGGCA accTCGGCATTGGAAACGGCACGATGAAAAA TGACATCCACTGGAGTCAGCCGGGGGAGAAGAGGATGACCGGCGGCACCAACTGGCAGCCGAAGGCGGCGCCGACCACGACCTGGAACCCCGTCTCCAtg GCACCATCAATCATGGCCTTCCCTGCCACCACACCCACGGGCATGATGGGATACGGCATG CCTCCACAAATGGGCTCCATGGGGATGATGAATCCACCCACCATGATGTACACCCAGCCTGTGATGAGGCCACCCAACCCCTTTGGCTCTGTGTCTAGTGCTCAGGTGGGTGCGCAGCAGTCTGACCACTGCACCGAGCTGATGCACGATAAA CTTCTCCAAACTAATCTCATCCCTCCTTCAGTCTCTGTACTGACTCTCTGA
- the picalmb gene encoding phosphatidylinositol binding clathrin assembly protein b isoform X11, with protein sequence MSGQSITDRITAAQHSVTGSAVSKTVCKATTHEIMGPKKKHLDYLIHCTNEMNVNIPQLADSLFERTTNTSWVVVFKSLITTHHLMVYGNERFVQYLASRNTLFNLSNFLDKSGLQGYDMSTFIRRYSRYLNEKAVSYRQVAFDFTKVKRGVDGVMRTMNTEKLLKTIPIIQNQMDALLDFNVNANELTNGVINAAFMLLFKDSIRLFAAYNEGIINLLEKYFDMKKTQCKEGLDIYKKFLTRMTRISEFLKVAEQVGIDRGDIPDLSQAPSSLLEALEQHLASLEGKKVKDSTAASRASTLSNAVSSLASTGMSFTKVDEREKQAALEEEQARLKALKEQRLKELSKRPSFATTDTSPISTTGGTISTAPAIDLFSTPSCSNGAVKMESDLFDLQSTFQPSMQSGSTGLPVATAWAGYSTPQAPPQQSAGGLQVDFESVFGTKATGSNSLNSDDIAGGILKPTLAGSNLPSSQQPEKLVSDDLDSSLANLVGNLGIGNGTMKNDIHWSQPGEKRMTGGTNWQPKAAPTTTWNPVSMAPSIMAFPATTPTGMMGYGMPPQMGSMGMMNPPTMMYTQPVMRPPNPFGSVSSAQVGAQQSDHCTELMHDKPSAASSPSSQSPLRAPGQDPFAHLSLKDFL encoded by the exons ATGTCGGGCCAGAGCATCACGGACAGGATAACTGCAGCCCAGCACAGTGTGACGGGATCCGCCGTGTCCAAAACAGTATGCAAGGCCACCACTCACGAAATAATGGGCCCGAAAAAGAAACACTTGGACT ATTTGATCCACTGCACCAACGAGATGAATGTGAACATTCCCCAACTGGCTGACTCGCTGTTTGAGAGAACCACCAACACCAGCTGGGTGGTTGTGTTTAAGTCGCTTATCACCACACACCATCTCATGGTCTATGGCAACGAG CGTTTCGTCCAGTACTTGGCTTCAAGGAATACACTATTCAACCTCAGTAATTTTTTGGACAAAAGTGGGTTACAAG GTTATGACATGTCCACATTTATCAGGAGGTATAGTCGATATCTCAACGAGAAAGCTGTTTCATACAGACAGGTTGCCTTTGACTTCACGAAAGTTAAGCGAGG AGTGGATGGCGTAATGAGGACCATGAATACAGAGAAGCTGCTCAAGACCATCCCCATCATTCAGAACCAGATGGATGCCCTCCTCGATTTCAAT GTCAATGCCAACGAGCTGACTAATGGAGTCATCAACGCAGCCTTCATGCTCCTCTTCAAAGACTCTATCAGGCTCTTTGCTGCTTATAACGAAGGCATTATCAACTTGCTTG agaaatactttGACATGAAGAAGACCCAGTGTAAAGAAGGTCTGGACATTTACAAAAAGTTTCTCACCCGAATGACCCGGATATCAGAGTTCCTCAAAGTAGCAGAG CAGGTGGGCATCGATCGAGGAGACATTCCAGACCTTTCTCAG GCTCCCAGTAGCCTTCTTGAAGCTCTGGAGCAGCACTTGGCCTCTTTAGAGGGCAAGAAAGTCAAAGACTCCACTGCAGCCAGCAG GGCCAGCACTCTGTCAAACGCAGTGTCGTCGCTGGCAAGCACGGGGATGTCTTTCACTAAAGTCGATGAGCGGGAGAAGCAAGCAGCTCTGGAAGAGGAACAGGCCCGACTCAAAGCTCTGAAG GAACAGAGGCTCAAGGAGCTCTCCAAAAGGCCCTCCTTCGCTACCACTGATACATCACCAATCTCCACCACCGGGGGCACTATCAGCACAGCGCCAGCCATCGACCTCTTCTCTACACCCAGCTGCTCTAATGG tgcCGTGAAGATGGAGAGCGACCTCTTCGACCTGCAGTCAACTTTCCAGCCGTCCATGCAGTCCGGCTCAACAGGGCTTCCAGTGGCGACAGCGTGGGCAG GATACTCAACGCCACAGGCCCCTCCACAGCAGTCAGCAGGGGGACTCCAAGTGGACTTTGAGTCAGTTTTTGGAACCAAAGCTACAGGCAGCAACAGCCTCAATTCTGACG ATATTGCTGGGGGCATCCTGAAACCGACTCTCGCCGGATCCAACCTGCCGTCCAGTCAGCAGCCAGAGAAGCTGGTGTCAGATGACCTTGACTCCTCTCTGGCCAACCTTGTCGGCA accTCGGCATTGGAAACGGCACGATGAAAAA TGACATCCACTGGAGTCAGCCGGGGGAGAAGAGGATGACCGGCGGCACCAACTGGCAGCCGAAGGCGGCGCCGACCACGACCTGGAACCCCGTCTCCAtg GCACCATCAATCATGGCCTTCCCTGCCACCACACCCACGGGCATGATGGGATACGGCATG CCTCCACAAATGGGCTCCATGGGGATGATGAATCCACCCACCATGATGTACACCCAGCCTGTGATGAGGCCACCCAACCCCTTTGGCTCTGTGTCTAGTGCTCAGGTGGGTGCGCAGCAGTCTGACCACTGCACCGAGCTGATGCACGATAAA CCCTCCGCAGCCTCTAGTCCTTCCAGCCAGAGTCCTCTCCGAGCCCCTGGACAGGACCCGTTTGCACACCTCTCTCTCAAGGATTTCTTGTAG
- the picalmb gene encoding phosphatidylinositol binding clathrin assembly protein b isoform X12 has protein sequence MSGQSITDRITAAQHSVTGSAVSKTVCKATTHEIMGPKKKHLDYLIHCTNEMNVNIPQLADSLFERTTNTSWVVVFKSLITTHHLMVYGNERFVQYLASRNTLFNLSNFLDKSGLQGYDMSTFIRRYSRYLNEKAVSYRQVAFDFTKVKRGVDGVMRTMNTEKLLKTIPIIQNQMDALLDFNVNANELTNGVINAAFMLLFKDSIRLFAAYNEGIINLLEKYFDMKKTQCKEGLDIYKKFLTRMTRISEFLKVAEQVGIDRGDIPDLSQAPSSLLEALEQHLASLEGKKVKDSTAASRASTLSNAVSSLASTGMSFTKVDEREKQAALEEEQARLKALKEQRLKELSKRPSFATTDTSPISTTGGTISTAPAIDLFSTPSCSNGAVKMESDLFDLQSTFQPSMQSGSTGLPVATAWAGYSTPQAPPQQSAGGLQVDFESVFGTKATGSNSLNSDDIAGGILKPTLAGSNLPSSQQPEKLVSDDLDSSLANLVGNLGIGNGTMKNDIHWSQPGEKRMTGGTNWQPKAAPTTTWNPVSMAPSIMAFPATTPTGMMGYGMPPQMGSMGMMNPPTMMYTQPVMRPPNPFGSVSSAQPSAASSPSSQSPLRAPGQDPFAHLSLKDFL, from the exons ATGTCGGGCCAGAGCATCACGGACAGGATAACTGCAGCCCAGCACAGTGTGACGGGATCCGCCGTGTCCAAAACAGTATGCAAGGCCACCACTCACGAAATAATGGGCCCGAAAAAGAAACACTTGGACT ATTTGATCCACTGCACCAACGAGATGAATGTGAACATTCCCCAACTGGCTGACTCGCTGTTTGAGAGAACCACCAACACCAGCTGGGTGGTTGTGTTTAAGTCGCTTATCACCACACACCATCTCATGGTCTATGGCAACGAG CGTTTCGTCCAGTACTTGGCTTCAAGGAATACACTATTCAACCTCAGTAATTTTTTGGACAAAAGTGGGTTACAAG GTTATGACATGTCCACATTTATCAGGAGGTATAGTCGATATCTCAACGAGAAAGCTGTTTCATACAGACAGGTTGCCTTTGACTTCACGAAAGTTAAGCGAGG AGTGGATGGCGTAATGAGGACCATGAATACAGAGAAGCTGCTCAAGACCATCCCCATCATTCAGAACCAGATGGATGCCCTCCTCGATTTCAAT GTCAATGCCAACGAGCTGACTAATGGAGTCATCAACGCAGCCTTCATGCTCCTCTTCAAAGACTCTATCAGGCTCTTTGCTGCTTATAACGAAGGCATTATCAACTTGCTTG agaaatactttGACATGAAGAAGACCCAGTGTAAAGAAGGTCTGGACATTTACAAAAAGTTTCTCACCCGAATGACCCGGATATCAGAGTTCCTCAAAGTAGCAGAG CAGGTGGGCATCGATCGAGGAGACATTCCAGACCTTTCTCAG GCTCCCAGTAGCCTTCTTGAAGCTCTGGAGCAGCACTTGGCCTCTTTAGAGGGCAAGAAAGTCAAAGACTCCACTGCAGCCAGCAG GGCCAGCACTCTGTCAAACGCAGTGTCGTCGCTGGCAAGCACGGGGATGTCTTTCACTAAAGTCGATGAGCGGGAGAAGCAAGCAGCTCTGGAAGAGGAACAGGCCCGACTCAAAGCTCTGAAG GAACAGAGGCTCAAGGAGCTCTCCAAAAGGCCCTCCTTCGCTACCACTGATACATCACCAATCTCCACCACCGGGGGCACTATCAGCACAGCGCCAGCCATCGACCTCTTCTCTACACCCAGCTGCTCTAATGG tgcCGTGAAGATGGAGAGCGACCTCTTCGACCTGCAGTCAACTTTCCAGCCGTCCATGCAGTCCGGCTCAACAGGGCTTCCAGTGGCGACAGCGTGGGCAG GATACTCAACGCCACAGGCCCCTCCACAGCAGTCAGCAGGGGGACTCCAAGTGGACTTTGAGTCAGTTTTTGGAACCAAAGCTACAGGCAGCAACAGCCTCAATTCTGACG ATATTGCTGGGGGCATCCTGAAACCGACTCTCGCCGGATCCAACCTGCCGTCCAGTCAGCAGCCAGAGAAGCTGGTGTCAGATGACCTTGACTCCTCTCTGGCCAACCTTGTCGGCA accTCGGCATTGGAAACGGCACGATGAAAAA TGACATCCACTGGAGTCAGCCGGGGGAGAAGAGGATGACCGGCGGCACCAACTGGCAGCCGAAGGCGGCGCCGACCACGACCTGGAACCCCGTCTCCAtg GCACCATCAATCATGGCCTTCCCTGCCACCACACCCACGGGCATGATGGGATACGGCATG CCTCCACAAATGGGCTCCATGGGGATGATGAATCCACCCACCATGATGTACACCCAGCCTGTGATGAGGCCACCCAACCCCTTTGGCTCTGTGTCTAGTGCTCAG CCCTCCGCAGCCTCTAGTCCTTCCAGCCAGAGTCCTCTCCGAGCCCCTGGACAGGACCCGTTTGCACACCTCTCTCTCAAGGATTTCTTGTAG